A single Candidatus Aminicenantes bacterium DNA region contains:
- a CDS encoding aldehyde:ferredoxin oxidoreductase — protein MKENIEKLKSRHKMLKEFTYELRPLEKGYSDRSLYINLSLNEVREKPVPAEMKEKFIGGKGYGLRLLWDAVNPETKWDSEENEINIAVGPIGGITSYAGAGKSLVTSISPTTGIPIDSNVGGHFGPYFKFSGFDALEIQGKAERDVIIFINGNEGRIQIFEAPDEEVNSHILAEQMTDMFADNETERQHISTVSAGRGAEHAWIGCLNFSYYDKRRKGLRLKQAGRGGIGTVFRNKKIKAIVVKYSNLRGDSNHPVDQKTIQKTGMKFHREIMTLDDEQCRMRKVGTAHLMEIMDEYDLLPVKNFKFGNHEDAYKIDSSVWTKLMTQNVPDGCWYGCTMSCAHAVDDFVPRTGPYKGEKVIVDGPEYETAAGCGANPAIFDPHAILEINFYCDTYGIDTISFGTLTAFVMECYEIGVLNKERTGGLELEWGNWEATLEMLHQMARGEGFGVLAGKGIRYMKKHFVDTYGADPEFLNDIGFEGKGLEQSQYQSKESLAQQGGYYMTNKGPQHDEAWLIFMDMVNNQIPTFEDKAEALHYFPMFRTWFGLQGLCKLPWNDVEPANNAETDEPAKVPEHVQNYVDLYNAVTGKSIDKTEMIRQSERVYNFQRVFNLRMGHGRRVDDYPPYRAMGPLTAEEYESRSERYDKQLRELIQVDPEGKSVEEKLALHRRWREDRYEQLLDAVYKRRGWTADGVPRIEHLKAIGMDLPELIAVVKDHQ, from the coding sequence ATGAAAGAAAATATAGAAAAACTGAAATCGCGGCACAAGATGCTCAAAGAGTTCACCTACGAGTTGCGGCCCCTGGAAAAGGGTTATTCGGACCGCTCCCTGTACATCAACCTGTCTCTCAACGAGGTGCGCGAAAAACCCGTGCCCGCGGAAATGAAAGAGAAGTTCATCGGGGGCAAAGGCTACGGCTTGCGCCTGCTGTGGGATGCCGTGAACCCGGAGACCAAGTGGGACTCCGAGGAAAATGAAATCAACATCGCCGTGGGTCCCATCGGTGGCATCACCAGCTATGCCGGTGCGGGAAAATCACTGGTAACTTCCATTTCGCCCACTACGGGTATCCCGATCGACAGCAATGTGGGCGGCCACTTCGGCCCCTATTTCAAGTTTTCCGGCTTTGACGCCCTGGAGATCCAGGGCAAAGCGGAACGGGACGTGATCATCTTTATCAACGGCAACGAGGGCCGCATCCAGATTTTTGAAGCCCCGGACGAGGAGGTCAACTCCCACATCCTGGCGGAGCAGATGACCGACATGTTCGCGGACAACGAAACCGAACGCCAGCACATCTCCACCGTGTCCGCGGGCCGGGGGGCGGAACACGCCTGGATCGGCTGCCTGAACTTTTCCTACTACGACAAGCGCCGCAAGGGGCTGCGCCTGAAACAGGCGGGTCGCGGCGGCATCGGCACGGTTTTTCGCAACAAGAAAATAAAAGCCATCGTGGTCAAGTATTCCAATTTGCGCGGTGATTCCAACCACCCGGTGGACCAGAAGACGATTCAGAAAACCGGCATGAAATTCCACCGCGAGATCATGACCCTGGATGACGAGCAGTGCCGCATGCGCAAGGTGGGCACGGCACACTTGATGGAGATTATGGACGAGTACGACCTGCTGCCCGTCAAGAACTTCAAGTTCGGCAACCACGAAGATGCGTACAAGATCGACTCCTCCGTATGGACGAAGTTGATGACCCAGAATGTCCCCGACGGCTGCTGGTACGGTTGCACCATGTCCTGCGCCCACGCCGTGGATGACTTTGTGCCCCGCACCGGCCCCTACAAGGGAGAGAAGGTGATCGTGGACGGTCCTGAGTACGAGACCGCCGCCGGCTGCGGCGCCAACCCGGCCATTTTCGATCCCCACGCCATCCTGGAGATCAATTTCTACTGTGATACCTACGGCATCGACACCATCTCTTTCGGCACCCTCACGGCTTTTGTCATGGAGTGCTACGAGATCGGCGTGCTGAACAAAGAGCGCACCGGCGGCCTGGAACTGGAGTGGGGCAACTGGGAGGCCACCCTGGAGATGCTTCACCAGATGGCCCGGGGCGAGGGTTTCGGTGTTCTCGCGGGCAAGGGCATCCGTTACATGAAAAAGCACTTTGTCGACACCTACGGCGCGGATCCTGAGTTCCTCAACGATATCGGATTCGAAGGCAAGGGTTTGGAGCAGTCCCAGTATCAATCCAAGGAATCCCTGGCCCAGCAGGGCGGCTACTACATGACCAACAAGGGCCCTCAACATGACGAGGCCTGGCTGATCTTCATGGACATGGTCAACAACCAGATTCCTACCTTTGAGGACAAAGCCGAAGCCCTGCACTATTTCCCCATGTTCCGGACCTGGTTCGGGTTGCAGGGGTTGTGCAAGCTGCCCTGGAACGACGTGGAACCGGCAAACAACGCCGAGACCGATGAGCCGGCCAAGGTGCCCGAGCATGTCCAGAACTACGTGGACCTGTACAACGCCGTAACCGGGAAATCGATTGATAAAACAGAGATGATCCGCCAGTCCGAACGGGTCTACAATTTCCAGCGCGTGTTCAACCTGCGCATGGGGCACGGCCGGCGGGTCGACGATTACCCGCCTTACCGGGCCATGGGGCCGCTGACGGCGGAGGAATACGAATCCCGCAGCGAACGGTACGACAAGCAGTTGCGTGAACTGATCCAAGTGGATCCCGAGGGCAAGAGCGTGGAAGAGAAACTGGCCCTCCACCGGCGCTGGCGCGAAGATCGCTATGAACAACTATTGGACGCGGTGTACAAGCGCCGTGGCTGGACCGCGGACGGCGTACCCCGCATCGAACACCTGAAGGCGATCGGCATGGACCTGCCGGAACTGATCGCGGTAGTCAAGGATCACCAGTAA
- a CDS encoding 4Fe-4S dicluster domain-containing protein, with the protein MKYLQTHPEKCIGCRTCEDVCSQLYFKEVSAEKSCIQVLDQAGGEFDLSVCNQCRTCVAECPTMALTVNKAGVVMLNKNLCIGCYACVAICPTGTMQTYHEGIVPFKCIACGACAKECPTAAIEIVTED; encoded by the coding sequence ATGAAGTATTTGCAAACCCATCCCGAAAAGTGTATCGGGTGCCGCACCTGCGAAGATGTATGCTCCCAGCTTTACTTTAAGGAGGTGTCGGCGGAAAAATCGTGTATTCAAGTGCTGGATCAGGCTGGAGGCGAATTTGACCTCAGCGTTTGCAATCAGTGCCGCACCTGTGTGGCTGAATGTCCCACCATGGCGTTGACGGTAAACAAAGCGGGTGTTGTCATGCTCAACAAGAATTTGTGCATCGGTTGCTATGCTTGCGTGGCCATCTGCCCGACCGGGACAATGCAAACCTACCACGAAGGCATCGTGCCTTTCAAGTGCATTGCCTGCGGCGCCTGCGCCAAGGAGTGCCCCACCGCCGCCATCGAAATCGTTACGGAGGACTGA
- a CDS encoding RidA family protein translates to MKGGTWCIVFAKEITYLEQEMEFVFTENASAPAGYYSQTVIHNGLVYVSGQLPVVPGKGPHAKGIEAQTLQVLSSLAAVLMGEGSSLE, encoded by the coding sequence ATGAAGGGGGGGACGTGGTGCATCGTTTTCGCCAAAGAGATCACGTACCTGGAGCAAGAAATGGAATTCGTGTTTACGGAAAACGCGTCGGCACCGGCGGGATATTACAGCCAGACGGTGATCCACAACGGCCTGGTCTACGTATCCGGGCAATTGCCCGTGGTTCCCGGGAAAGGACCCCATGCGAAAGGGATCGAGGCCCAGACGTTGCAGGTCCTGTCCAGCTTGGCGGCCGTGCTCATGGGTGAGGGCAGTTCCTTGGAATAG
- a CDS encoding FtsX-like permease family protein, with translation MAGHLAGCCPFQPGGHRRGHAAGRTGGQIATCGGDAVMRLARSVKISRKQLMAHKLRSILALVGIIIGVSAVIVMVAIGNGAQEEVLSKIRDMGTNLVIVNAGQAEKSAGRAQMRGAVTTLRLEDVEAIKNNLDLIRNAAPIQSKKVQVKFANLSSNTTVVGTSHEFPEVRSFCTQRGIFFSESENRASRRVAVLGRSVDNNLFEGTEPIGKTIRVGQIQFEVIGVMESKGVDLNGVDQDDQIFIPIQTALRRVFNQDYISSIYLQTNGPDEMAAAKRQVRELLRERHRLNRSDKPDDFTIQSQTELMDAQRETTDTFTALIASIGGVSLLIGGIGILAIMLIAIRERRKEIGLRMAVGASRKDITWQFVVESAILSVGGGLIGIALGIAVALVIAVATDWNTSVSLASILAAFGFSLLVGLIFGVSPARKASMLDPIVALRGE, from the coding sequence ATGGCAGGCCATCTTGCTGGGTGTTGTCCTTTCCAGCCTGGTGGGCATCGCCGCGGGCATGCAGCCGGCCGGACAGGCGGCCAAATTGCAACCTGTGGAGGCGATGCGGTCATGAGATTGGCACGGAGCGTTAAGATTTCCCGCAAGCAGTTGATGGCGCACAAGTTGCGCTCGATCCTGGCGTTGGTGGGCATTATCATCGGGGTTTCCGCCGTTATCGTGATGGTCGCCATCGGCAACGGCGCCCAGGAAGAAGTGCTGAGCAAGATCAGGGACATGGGCACCAACCTGGTGATTGTCAATGCCGGCCAGGCAGAGAAATCCGCCGGGCGTGCACAGATGCGTGGTGCAGTGACCACGTTGCGTCTCGAAGATGTCGAGGCGATAAAGAACAATCTCGACCTGATTCGCAACGCGGCGCCGATTCAAAGCAAAAAAGTCCAGGTCAAGTTCGCCAACCTGAGCAGCAACACCACGGTGGTGGGAACCAGTCACGAATTTCCCGAGGTGCGCAGTTTTTGTACACAAAGGGGGATTTTTTTTTCCGAAAGTGAAAATCGTGCATCCAGGCGGGTGGCGGTGTTGGGTCGATCTGTAGACAACAATCTCTTTGAGGGCACTGAACCCATCGGCAAGACCATACGTGTCGGACAGATTCAGTTCGAGGTGATCGGCGTCATGGAGTCTAAGGGCGTTGATCTGAACGGTGTGGACCAGGACGACCAGATCTTTATCCCCATTCAAACGGCATTGCGCCGGGTCTTTAACCAGGATTACATCAGTTCGATTTACCTGCAGACGAACGGCCCGGACGAGATGGCGGCGGCGAAGCGCCAGGTGCGAGAATTGTTGCGCGAGCGCCATCGCCTGAACCGGTCCGACAAACCGGATGATTTCACTATCCAGAGCCAGACCGAATTAATGGATGCCCAGCGCGAGACAACCGACACCTTTACCGCCCTGATTGCCAGTATCGGCGGGGTTTCACTTTTGATCGGCGGCATCGGCATATTGGCGATTATGCTGATCGCCATTCGTGAGCGGCGCAAAGAGATCGGCTTGCGCATGGCGGTCGGGGCCAGTCGCAAGGACATTACATGGCAATTCGTGGTTGAATCGGCCATTTTGAGCGTGGGCGGCGGTTTGATCGGCATCGCTCTCGGTATCGCGGTTGCCTTGGTTATCGCGGTTGCCACCGATTGGAACACGAGCGTTTCTCTGGCTTCCATCCTGGCCGCGTTCGGGTTCTCGCTGCTGGTCGGCCTGATTTTCGGAGTTTCCCCGGCGCGTAAAGCCTCTATGCTGGATCCGATCGTGGCGTTGCGGGGAGAATAG
- a CDS encoding FtsX-like permease family protein produces the protein MPQKSWKPCPPRRRSVKTTRLIKTACRGLGRNRQRTFLMMTGIVIGITALTIIVSAGLGAQKRVMDRVKKFGFESLMVFAGGGREMGRPVSGGPVTTLTLQDAEAIQRQVRAVEDLAPFNRLPNAEIKYRERSATAPMFGITPAWAYVWDWDVQTGDFISESDMASRNRVCLLGPTVKNELFGSENPVGKQIRVGNVYFQVKGVMETKGTSASGGDMDNRVNVPLATYLRRVANVDYLFGIKILLNPDSDVTRAAADIRAILRERHRIGRGIPDDFRVVAPEEVAEMAAKIAGTFSIFLVLVAGISLIAGGVVVANIMLISVSERKKEIGLRKALGARSKDIKMQFLLEAVAVTIAGGAIGIVFGGISARALQLFSGIPVATSWQAILLGVVLSSLVGIAAGMQPAGQAAKLQPVEAMRS, from the coding sequence ATGCCGCAAAAGAGCTGGAAGCCCTGCCCGCCGAGGAGGCGGTCCGTGAAAACCACTAGGCTGATCAAGACCGCTTGCCGTGGTTTGGGGCGTAACCGGCAGCGCACTTTCCTGATGATGACCGGGATTGTGATCGGTATCACCGCGCTGACGATCATTGTTTCCGCCGGCCTGGGAGCGCAGAAGCGGGTAATGGACCGCGTAAAGAAATTCGGCTTTGAAAGCCTGATGGTGTTTGCCGGCGGCGGCAGGGAAATGGGCCGGCCCGTCAGTGGTGGTCCGGTAACCACGTTGACGCTGCAAGACGCCGAGGCGATTCAACGGCAAGTACGCGCGGTTGAGGATCTGGCGCCTTTCAATCGCCTGCCCAATGCGGAGATCAAGTATAGGGAACGATCAGCCACGGCCCCGATGTTCGGCATCACGCCGGCCTGGGCGTACGTGTGGGACTGGGATGTGCAAACCGGTGATTTTATTTCTGAGAGCGATATGGCGAGTCGCAACCGGGTGTGCCTGTTGGGACCCACGGTAAAAAACGAATTGTTCGGCAGCGAGAATCCCGTGGGGAAGCAGATCCGCGTCGGCAATGTCTATTTCCAGGTAAAGGGGGTAATGGAGACCAAGGGAACCAGTGCGTCCGGCGGTGATATGGACAACCGCGTCAACGTCCCCCTGGCCACATACCTGCGACGCGTGGCCAACGTGGATTACCTTTTCGGCATCAAGATCCTGCTCAACCCCGATTCAGATGTAACCCGGGCTGCCGCCGACATCCGCGCCATTCTGCGGGAACGCCACCGTATCGGCCGTGGTATCCCCGACGATTTCCGGGTTGTGGCGCCGGAAGAGGTGGCGGAGATGGCGGCGAAAATCGCCGGCACCTTCAGTATTTTCCTGGTCCTGGTGGCGGGGATCTCGTTGATCGCCGGAGGGGTGGTGGTGGCCAACATCATGTTGATCTCGGTGAGTGAACGCAAAAAAGAGATCGGCCTGCGCAAGGCCCTGGGCGCGCGCAGCAAGGACATCAAGATGCAGTTTCTGCTGGAAGCGGTGGCGGTTACAATTGCGGGCGGAGCCATCGGCATCGTGTTCGGCGGCATCAGCGCGCGCGCCCTGCAGTTGTTCAGCGGGATTCCGGTCGCAACTTCATGGCAGGCCATCTTGCTGGGTGTTGTCCTTTCCAGCCTGGTGGGCATCGCCGCGGGCATGCAGCCGGCCGGACAGGCGGCCAAATTGCAACCTGTGGAGGCGATGCGGTCATGA
- a CDS encoding ABC transporter ATP-binding protein gives MLIQARNLFKIYGKEGGARVVAVNDVSLDIRRGEFVSIMGTSGSGKSSLMNILGCLDKPTSGTLTLDGHEVNRMDDEQMAKIRNRVIGFVFQSFNLLDRTSALENVELPLIYSERKDLTRLAREALQSVGLGERTHHLPSELSGGQQQRVAIARALVNDPEIIFADEPTGNLDTRSGLEIMSLFAELNRRGRTVVLVTHEPDIAAHTRRVIRIADGGVAEDRVNSEPLDAAKELEALPAEEAVRENH, from the coding sequence ATGCTGATCCAGGCCAGAAACCTGTTTAAGATCTACGGCAAAGAAGGCGGCGCCAGGGTGGTAGCGGTCAACGACGTCTCACTGGACATTCGCCGCGGCGAGTTCGTCTCCATCATGGGAACGTCTGGTTCGGGAAAGTCGAGTTTGATGAATATCCTGGGTTGCCTGGACAAACCCACCAGCGGAACGTTGACGCTTGACGGCCATGAAGTCAATCGCATGGATGATGAACAAATGGCCAAGATCCGCAACCGTGTGATCGGGTTCGTGTTCCAGTCTTTTAACCTGCTGGACAGGACCAGCGCGCTGGAGAACGTGGAATTGCCGTTGATCTATTCCGAGCGCAAGGATTTGACCAGACTGGCCAGGGAAGCACTCCAATCCGTGGGACTGGGCGAGCGCACGCACCATCTTCCCAGTGAACTGTCCGGCGGTCAGCAGCAGCGCGTGGCCATTGCCCGGGCACTGGTTAACGATCCCGAGATCATATTCGCTGACGAGCCCACGGGCAACCTGGACACACGTTCCGGCCTGGAGATCATGTCCCTGTTTGCCGAACTTAACCGCAGGGGCCGTACTGTCGTGCTGGTCACGCATGAGCCCGATATCGCCGCCCATACACGCCGGGTGATCCGCATCGCGGACGGCGGGGTCGCCGAGGATCGTGTAAACTCCGAGCCGCTGGATGCCGCAAAAGAGCTGGAAGCCCTGCCCGCCGAGGAGGCGGTCCGTGAAAACCACTAG
- a CDS encoding efflux RND transporter periplasmic adaptor subunit, with the protein MNKKKYLWMAAVASVLVVAAFFVLRPDKDAQKGQQQTVTVTRKDVGSNVLATGVIKPMVGAEVRVGSRVSGLVKRIYANVGDFVEKGQIIAELDPAELQAKYSQALANQRNTAANFDYAKLDLARQKSLIEKKYISQNQVDLAEKAFEVAKAQLEQARANLEYARVQLDYTKITAPITGIVASVSTQEGETVAASFAAPTFVTIIDLDRLEVWAYVDETDIGRIKDGQVATFSVDTYSNIDFKGVVTAVYPKAVIQDNVVNYVVTLKITDHQGKTLRPEMSAKVSIFLETRKGVLTIPLSAIHRQKGQSFVTVMEKGKPVARKVETGWTSGGMIEVTSGLDEGETVLVSFE; encoded by the coding sequence ACAGCAGACGGTAACCGTTACCCGGAAGGATGTCGGGTCCAATGTGTTGGCAACGGGGGTTATCAAACCCATGGTGGGCGCTGAAGTACGGGTGGGCTCACGGGTTTCCGGCCTGGTCAAGCGCATTTACGCCAATGTGGGTGACTTTGTCGAAAAGGGACAGATCATTGCCGAGCTGGATCCCGCGGAATTGCAGGCGAAGTACAGCCAGGCCCTCGCCAATCAACGCAACACGGCCGCGAATTTCGATTACGCCAAACTGGACCTGGCCAGACAGAAATCCCTGATAGAGAAAAAATACATTTCCCAGAACCAGGTGGACCTGGCGGAAAAAGCCTTTGAAGTGGCCAAGGCGCAATTGGAGCAGGCCCGGGCCAACCTTGAATACGCCCGGGTGCAATTGGATTACACCAAGATCACGGCGCCCATCACCGGGATCGTGGCTTCCGTGTCCACCCAGGAGGGGGAAACCGTGGCCGCCAGCTTCGCCGCGCCCACCTTTGTGACCATTATCGATCTTGATCGGCTGGAAGTCTGGGCTTATGTGGATGAAACTGACATCGGGCGTATCAAAGATGGACAAGTCGCCACTTTTTCAGTAGACACTTACTCAAACATTGATTTCAAGGGTGTGGTAACAGCTGTTTATCCCAAGGCGGTGATCCAGGACAACGTGGTTAACTACGTGGTCACCTTGAAGATCACCGACCATCAGGGCAAAACCCTGCGCCCGGAGATGAGCGCCAAGGTCTCTATCTTCCTCGAAACCCGCAAGGGGGTGTTGACCATTCCCTTGAGCGCCATCCACCGGCAAAAGGGCCAGAGCTTCGTCACCGTGATGGAGAAAGGAAAGCCTGTAGCCCGAAAAGTGGAAACCGGCTGGACCAGCGGCGGCATGATCGAAGTCACCAGCGGATTGGATGAAGGCGAGACCGTGCTGGTTTCGTTTGAGTAA